AGAAATTAGCCTCTATCCCAACGATCGAGGTGAAATTTTGTCTTTTCATTTGTATTAGCAAAATTGTGACACAACCAAATTCAAAAATTCAGGGACGTTTCTATCCACTTCAGCATGAAGAATGGCTGAAAGCCTGCCGTGAACTCACACCAGCACAGAGGGATGTCCTCTACTACATCCGAACCATTGACCCTTATAACCACGGGATTGACATCAATGCTGCCGAGGTAGCTCGTCAACTGTCAGCACCAGAGCGGATAGTCCATAGGCAAACTGTAAGCCGCGCTCTCAAGGAATTGGACGCAAAGGGATTCATTGATCTAGAGCTATTGCAAGTCAGAACCAAGGTGAAGCCAAAGGGATTATGGTGTGATGACGCACCGATGGTGTGTGAAGACACCGATGGTGTGATGACGCACCCAAGGTGTGATGATGCACCGAGTGCGATCGTCACGCACCACGCTGGATCACCACACACCACGATGGATCATGACGCACCATGCGTGATCGCCACGCACCATGCGGAGGCTGAAAGCCTTGTGGAGAGAGAATTACAAAACCCTAAGATCAATAAGAATTATTTAGACTTTATAAAGACTCTCTCAGAAGAGGAGCGAGCGAATTTTTGGAAATTTTGTGAGGAAAAAACTAAAAATCTTAGCCAGCCAGTGAATGACATTGAGGCTTGGTTAGCTCACCAGAACAAAGCCGGAAGAAATCGCTGGGAGGTTTATTACGAAAAATATCTGGCTTCAAAACAGGTACAAGCCAAAAAAACTGAAACAAAAAATACTCGAGACGAATTCCGCCGAGAACTCGAAGAACGAGAGCGAAAGGCTCAAAGAGCTTGGGAAGAGTCGCAAAGCCAAAATCTCGCTGAGAATACTGGAGGTGCGACATGATTGATAAGTTGCCACCCCAAAACATTGAAGCGGAAGAGGCGATTTTAGGCGGGATTATGCTTGATCCGGAAGCAATCGGTAGGGTGAGCGATCGCCTAGTTCCCGAAGCCTTTTACATTAGCACCCATAAAGATATCTATCAAGCCGC
Above is a genomic segment from Cylindrospermum stagnale PCC 7417 containing:
- a CDS encoding MarR family transcriptional regulator, with product MTQPNSKIQGRFYPLQHEEWLKACRELTPAQRDVLYYIRTIDPYNHGIDINAAEVARQLSAPERIVHRQTVSRALKELDAKGFIDLELLQVRTKVKPKGLWCDDAPMVCEDTDGVMTHPRCDDAPSAIVTHHAGSPHTTMDHDAPCVIATHHAEAESLVERELQNPKINKNYLDFIKTLSEEERANFWKFCEEKTKNLSQPVNDIEAWLAHQNKAGRNRWEVYYEKYLASKQVQAKKTETKNTRDEFRRELEERERKAQRAWEESQSQNLAENTGGAT